CCCGGAGGTGTTCGCCCGCTGGCGAGGGGCGGACGACCTGCCCGCCGAGGTGGCCGATGACCTGGCCGACCCGGGGACCGAGGTGTTCGCGATCGTGCACGCGGGCCGGGTGGTCGGCGCCGTCCAGTGGTACGCGGAGAGCGACCCGGACTACCGGCACGCGGGCATCGACATCTTCCTCGACCCCGCCGTCCACGGCCAGGGCCTCGGCACCGACGCCGTCCGCGTGCTGGCGAGGCACCTCACCACGACGCTCGGCTTCCACCGCCTGGTGATCGACCCGGCCGCCGACAACGCCGCCGCGATCCGCTGCTACGCCAAGGTCGGCTTCCGTCCGGTCGGCGTGATGCGGGCCTACGAGCGCGGCGCGGACGGCAGCTGGCACGACAGCCTGCTGATGGACCTGCTGGCGGCCGAGCTGACCTGAATCGGAGGTGCGGGCGGCCGGGGCCATGGGTGATCATCGTCGGCATGAGTGATCCGATCGTGGCGGCGCGGCAGGTGGTCCAGGACCGGTTTCCCGAGGCGGTGGCGGCCTTCCTCGGCGGTTCGACCGCGCGCGGCGAGGGCACGGCCACCTCGGACCTGGACATCGTGGTGATCCGGCCGGAGCCGGGCGAGGTGTACCGGGAGACCGTCCGGCACGCTGGGTGGCCGGTCGAGTTCTTCGTCCAGACCCCCGCCTCGCTCCGCACCATGTTGGCCTGGGACCGGGCCAACGGCGTCCCGACCATCGCGTCGATGTGCGCCCACGGCCTCACCCTGCTGGACCGCGACGGCACCGCCGGGCAGTTCCGCGCCCTGGCCGAGCAGACCCTCGCGGCCGGGCCCGCGCCGGTCGCCGCCGACACCCTGGAGACCCGGCGGTACCTGGTCACCGACCTCCACGACGACCTGCTCGGCGCCGCCGACCAGGACGAACTGCTGGTCATCGCCGCCCTGTTGCTCGACCGCACCGCCGAACTCCTGCTGTCCACCGGCGGCCACTGGCAGGGCGTCGGCAAGTGGCTCCCCCGCCGACTCCGCGCCGCCCACCCCGACCTCGCCGACCAACTCCTCACCGGCCACCGCACGTTGGCCCGCGGCGGCTCCCGCACCCCCTTCGCCGAAGCGGTCACCGCCGCCCTCGCCCACTGCGGCGGCCCTCTCCAGGCGGGCTACCGCCGCGCCGCCTCCCCCGAGTTGCTGGCGGGGCCGACCACCGGGTGAGCCGCCTGGTAAGCGAGCCGTTCGTCGGCCGCCGCGCCGAGCGCGCCGAGCAGGTCGTCCAACTGCAGGAAGACCTCCCACGGCGCCCGGCCGGTGGCTTCGGCGATCCGGACGCCGACCAGGTCCTCCAGCCCGGCGATCCGGCTGTTCTTCCAGACCTTGTCGGCCAGACTGACCATCAGCTCCTCGGTGCTGATGCCGGGGCGGTCCCAGGAGCCGTGCGAGCCCGCGAACCGGGCCGACTCCGGCGGGAAACCCAGCTCCGTCAACAGCCGCTCCCCGGCGGCTTCGTGCAGCGAGCCGGGCCGGCTGAGCTCCTCCGGGTGACGGACCTTGCCCAGGTCGTGGCTGGCCGCGCCGAACCGCACGGCCCCGGCGTCCACCGTCAGCTCCGGCCAGGCCTCGGCGAAGCCGGCGAGCAGCCGGACCGCGACGTCGTGCACCAGCCGGAGGTGGGCCACCAGCCGGGGCGGGGCGGCCAGTTCGACGTACAGGTCCTCCAGGCCGGCCGGGAGCTCGTGCAGCGTGGCTCGACTGATCGTCATACCGGCTAGTGTGCCTGCATGCTGACGGACGCGGTGGTCGACCAGTACCTGCGGCGGCTCGGGGTGGCCCGGCCGGGGCGGCCCACGGTGGAGGGGCTGTTCGCGCTGCACCGGGCGCAGGTCGAGCGGGTCCCGTACGAGACGCTGGAGATCCAGCTGGGCCGGCCGACCTCGATCGATCCGGCCGACTCGGTGCGGCGGATCCTGGCCGGGCGGGGCGGGTACTGCTTCCACCTCAACGGGGCGTTCGCCGCGCTGCTGACGGCGCTCGGTTACCGGGTGACGTGGCACGTCGGCGGGGTCCAGGCCGACCCGTCCGTCCCGGCCGGGGCGAACGCCAACCACCTGGCGCTGACGGTGGAGTGCGAGGGGCGGCGCTGGTTCGCGGACACCGGGCTCGGCGACGCGCTGCACGAGCCGCTGCCGCTGGATCAGGGGACGTACCGTCAGGGGCCGTTCACCTTCGGCCTGGCGCCCTCGGCGGCCGAACCGGGCGGCTGGCGCTTCAGCCACGACCCGCAGGGTTCGTTCCCCGGTATGGACTTCCGCGCCGAACCCGCCGGCCAGGCCGACTTCCTGGCTCGGCACGAGTGGCTCTCGACCTCGCCCGACTCCCCGTTCGCGGGCCCGTCCTGCGTGCTGCGCCGGGACGCCGAGGGGACGGACGCGCTGCGCGGCGTGGTGCTGGTCCGTACCGACACCACCGGCCGTACCGAGTCCGAACTCCTGGAGCCCACCGACTGGTTCACCGCTCTCGCGGACGTCTTCGGCCTCACCCTCGCCGACCTCGGCCGGGCCGACCGCGACCGCCTCTGGCGCAAGGTGCACACGGCTCACCTGAGCTGGGTCGCGGCCCGGAGCCGCGAAGCTGCGCAGGTCACTGCGCCAGAGCGCGCCTGATCCCGCGGCGCACGAAGGCGCGGGCACGCATCGCTCGGCGGACACGTCGCAGACGGCCGATCGGCTCGGGATCTGCATAGCGGCGGTCGCGGATGTCACGGACCACGTCCGCGGGCGCACCGAGTTCCAGCAGTTCCGCCAGGGCCTCGCCCTTCGTGATCAGCCGCCCGTCGCGCAGCGTGACGGTGGCGCGGGCCAGGACCAGCAGGCCCAGGTCCACCCAGATGTCCCGCATCCAGAGCCAGGGTTTGCCCGTGGCCGGAAGCCAGAACTCCGCCAAGTCGCGCCGGATGAACTCCTCCAGCTGCCCGCGGGCGAGCGGCGGAAGCAGTTCCGTCGGCGTCGGACCGTGAAGGGTGAGCCCACCGTCGAGCAGCTCCCGGCGGG
This genomic interval from Kitasatospora gansuensis contains the following:
- a CDS encoding GNAT family N-acetyltransferase, which translates into the protein MSTTLYGTAVTLRPATAEDVAPLAAIRATPEVFARWRGADDLPAEVADDLADPGTEVFAIVHAGRVVGAVQWYAESDPDYRHAGIDIFLDPAVHGQGLGTDAVRVLARHLTTTLGFHRLVIDPAADNAAAIRCYAKVGFRPVGVMRAYERGADGSWHDSLLMDLLAAELT
- a CDS encoding nucleotidyltransferase domain-containing protein, which codes for MAATETDLVLKRFVSEIRLAVPTAAVWAHGSLALGDFQPGRSDLDLIAIVESPLDGGQQDRLTGIHRRLQDEEPAAAKLHCSYMVGTALSEAETRHFTWAQGMLMERPVTPVTRRELLDGGLTLHGPTPTELLPPLARGQLEEFIRRDLAEFWLPATGKPWLWMRDIWVDLGLLVLARATVTLRDGRLITKGEALAELLELGAPADVVRDIRDRRYADPEPIGRLRRVRRAMRARAFVRRGIRRALAQ
- a CDS encoding arylamine N-acetyltransferase family protein; the protein is MLTDAVVDQYLRRLGVARPGRPTVEGLFALHRAQVERVPYETLEIQLGRPTSIDPADSVRRILAGRGGYCFHLNGAFAALLTALGYRVTWHVGGVQADPSVPAGANANHLALTVECEGRRWFADTGLGDALHEPLPLDQGTYRQGPFTFGLAPSAAEPGGWRFSHDPQGSFPGMDFRAEPAGQADFLARHEWLSTSPDSPFAGPSCVLRRDAEGTDALRGVVLVRTDTTGRTESELLEPTDWFTALADVFGLTLADLGRADRDRLWRKVHTAHLSWVAARSREAAQVTAPERA
- a CDS encoding HD domain-containing protein, whose amino-acid sequence is MTISRATLHELPAGLEDLYVELAAPPRLVAHLRLVHDVAVRLLAGFAEAWPELTVDAGAVRFGAASHDLGKVRHPEELSRPGSLHEAAGERLLTELGFPPESARFAGSHGSWDRPGISTEELMVSLADKVWKNSRIAGLEDLVGVRIAEATGRAPWEVFLQLDDLLGALGAAADERLAYQAAHPVVGPASNSGEAARR
- a CDS encoding nucleotidyltransferase domain-containing protein, whose translation is MSDPIVAARQVVQDRFPEAVAAFLGGSTARGEGTATSDLDIVVIRPEPGEVYRETVRHAGWPVEFFVQTPASLRTMLAWDRANGVPTIASMCAHGLTLLDRDGTAGQFRALAEQTLAAGPAPVAADTLETRRYLVTDLHDDLLGAADQDELLVIAALLLDRTAELLLSTGGHWQGVGKWLPRRLRAAHPDLADQLLTGHRTLARGGSRTPFAEAVTAALAHCGGPLQAGYRRAASPELLAGPTTG